One Oncorhynchus kisutch isolate 150728-3 linkage group LG11, Okis_V2, whole genome shotgun sequence genomic region harbors:
- the LOC109900094 gene encoding homeobox protein SIX2-like isoform X1: MSMLPTFGFTQEQVACVCEVLQQGGNIERLGRFLWSLPACEHLHKNESVLKAKAVVAFHRGNFRELYKILESHQFSPHNHPKLQQLWLKAHYIEAEKLRGRPLGAVGKYRVRRKFPLPRSIWDGEETSYCFKEKSRNVLREWYTHNPYPSPREKRELAEGTGLTTTQVSNWFKNRRQRDRAAEAKERYEENNENSNTNSHNPLTSSMNGNKTLLGSSDDDKTPSGSPDHISSSPAMLLASNSGLQMHGLAPPPGPSAILVSNLDSVHHHHSLHDTILNPMSSNLVELGS, from the exons AtgtctatgcttccaacttttgGCTTTACGCAAGAGCAAGTTGCGTGCGTCTGCGAGGTCCTCCAGCAGGGTGGAAACATCGAACGGCTCGGGCGATTTTTGTGGTCTTTACCCGCGTGTGAGCACCTCCACAAAAATGAAAGTGTTCTCAAAGCTAAAGCTGTGGTCGCCTTTCACAGAGGCAATTTCAGAGAGCTTTATAAAATCCTTGAGAGCCACCAATTTTCCCCTCACAATCACCCGAAGCTGCAACAGCTTTGGCTCAAAGCTCACTACATCGAGGCGGAGAAGCTCCGAGGCCGCCCTCTCGGGGCTGTGGGAAAGTACCGCGTCCGCAGAAAGTTCCCCCTGCCTCGGTCTATCTGGGACGGCGAGGAGACAAGTTACTGTTTCAAAGAGAAGAGCAGGAACGTACTCAGAGAATGGTACACGCATAACCCCTACCCTTCCCCGCGGGAGAAGAGGGAGCTCGCCGAGGGCACAGGGTTGACAACCACACAAGTCAGTAACTGGTTCAAAAACAGACGGCAAAGAGACCGCGCGGCAGAAGCTAAGGAAAGGTACGA GGAAAATAACGAAAACTCCAACACCAACAGCCACAACCCATTGACTTCTTCCATGAATGGAAATAAAACACTTTTGGGGAGCTCAGACGACGACAAAACGCCTTCAGGGAGTCCGGATCACATTTCCTCGAGCCCGGCAATGCTCCTCGCTTCAAACTCCGGGCTGCAGATGCACGGCCTCGCGCCTCCACCTGGGCCTAGCGCCATCCTCGTGTCCAACCTTGACTCCGTGCACCATCATCACTCTTTGCACGACACTATACTGAACCCTATGTCGTCTAACCTGGTCGAACTCGGCTCTTAA
- the LOC109900094 gene encoding homeobox protein SIX2-like isoform X2, translating into MSMLPTFGFTQEQVACVCEVLQQGGNIERLGRFLWSLPACEHLHKNESVLKAKAVVAFHRGNFRELYKILESHQFSPHNHPKLQQLWLKAHYIEAEKLRGRPLGAVGKYRVRRKFPLPRSIWDGEETSYCFKEKSRNVLREWYTHNPYPSPREKRELAEGTGLTTTQVSNWFKNRRQRDRAAEAKERENNENSNTNSHNPLTSSMNGNKTLLGSSDDDKTPSGSPDHISSSPAMLLASNSGLQMHGLAPPPGPSAILVSNLDSVHHHHSLHDTILNPMSSNLVELGS; encoded by the exons AtgtctatgcttccaacttttgGCTTTACGCAAGAGCAAGTTGCGTGCGTCTGCGAGGTCCTCCAGCAGGGTGGAAACATCGAACGGCTCGGGCGATTTTTGTGGTCTTTACCCGCGTGTGAGCACCTCCACAAAAATGAAAGTGTTCTCAAAGCTAAAGCTGTGGTCGCCTTTCACAGAGGCAATTTCAGAGAGCTTTATAAAATCCTTGAGAGCCACCAATTTTCCCCTCACAATCACCCGAAGCTGCAACAGCTTTGGCTCAAAGCTCACTACATCGAGGCGGAGAAGCTCCGAGGCCGCCCTCTCGGGGCTGTGGGAAAGTACCGCGTCCGCAGAAAGTTCCCCCTGCCTCGGTCTATCTGGGACGGCGAGGAGACAAGTTACTGTTTCAAAGAGAAGAGCAGGAACGTACTCAGAGAATGGTACACGCATAACCCCTACCCTTCCCCGCGGGAGAAGAGGGAGCTCGCCGAGGGCACAGGGTTGACAACCACACAAGTCAGTAACTGGTTCAAAAACAGACGGCAAAGAGACCGCGCGGCAGAAGCTAAGGAAAG GGAAAATAACGAAAACTCCAACACCAACAGCCACAACCCATTGACTTCTTCCATGAATGGAAATAAAACACTTTTGGGGAGCTCAGACGACGACAAAACGCCTTCAGGGAGTCCGGATCACATTTCCTCGAGCCCGGCAATGCTCCTCGCTTCAAACTCCGGGCTGCAGATGCACGGCCTCGCGCCTCCACCTGGGCCTAGCGCCATCCTCGTGTCCAACCTTGACTCCGTGCACCATCATCACTCTTTGCACGACACTATACTGAACCCTATGTCGTCTAACCTGGTCGAACTCGGCTCTTAA